Below is a window of Leuconostoc gasicomitatum LMG 18811 DNA.
GTAAAATCAAGTAAGTATTCAATAACATTTTGTCGCTTACCTGGTCTTACTGTAGGTCTTCGTGTGAGTACAACCGATACAATCACAACGATTGCCATAGCCAGCAACGTTGAAAGTATCGTGCCCCAATCAAATGTGAGGCCAAGAAACTCAAACGGTGCCGTAGGGTCATCCATGCGCCTTCTCCTTTCTCAATAAATTTGGCGAAATGGTCGTAAACGGCTATTCGTCATAACATATAAACCTATAATACGCCTTTCAAAATGAAATACAACTATTTTATGGCACTTTTTCACAAAGAAATAAGGTGGTGTCAACCAGAGCATTGGTATGCTAGTTTGTAACGGTTGATTATTAAAATCTGCTTTGTATTTAATTATTTATATCCTGTTAAAGTTCTTAATGGATTCAAGTAAAACCTTGATTTTTTTCGAATTTAACTTAACCCTTTCACACTTAGTTCAATGATTGTTAGGGTTTTCGTTTTGTCACTTTCAATAAGCCTGGCTTAATCATATTACAGCTAATATCCCTTAAACTTGTGACAAAACAAACAAAAATCCGATAACACTATCGGATTTTTTACGTGTTTTATTTATTTTTCACTAGCTGCTATTTTTGGTAAAACAAGATTCAAAACAATCCCTAGTAACGTGGCAATAGCAACACCAGAAAAATTAACTTGCGCACCAAGTTGTAGGTGGAAATCACCAATACCTACAACTAAAATAGGTGCCGCAATCATCAAATTACGTTTCTGACTGTAATCAACTTTATTATCGACAATAACCTGCAAACCAGCTGCTGCAATAACCCCATAAAGCATAAATCCAACACCACCAGTTACAGCCCCTGGAATAGTTGAAATCAGTGCTGATAATTTACCTATGAAGCTAAATATTACGGCAAAAAACGCTGCCCCACCAATGACCCAAACAGAGTAAACACGACTAAGTTGCATGACACCAATATTTTCACCGTAAGATGTGACTGCTGGTCCACCAACTAAGCCGGCGACAACAGAAGCTGCGCCATCACCGGTTAAAGTGCGTTTCAAACCAGGATTAGCAAAGAAATCATGTCCTGTAATTTTTGATAACACCATTAAATGCCCTAGATGCTCCGACAAAGTGACCAATGCCAACGGTGCCATACTTAAAATAGCAGCTGGGTAAAATTTAAACCCATCCTTGCCAATAAATGTTTCATAGTCAGGTAGTTGGAACCAGTGTGCTGCTGAAATTGGTGATAAATCGACCAGACCAAATAGCAACGCAACAATGTAACCAAAAATAATGCCTAATAGGATAGGTAATAGACCTAAAAATCCTCTCAAAAACATGTTAAAAGCTATAGTTGCTAATAAAGTAATAAGCGCAACCACAAAAATCTTCCAATCATATTTGCCATTAACTGTTGTTGCTGAACTCGCTGCTGAACTTGCCAAACTCAAACCAATAACCATGATGATTGGCCCAACAACTTCTGCTGGAAAAATAGCATCAATCCATGCCGTGCCAGTAAACGTGATGACGAAAGCCACAATCAGGTAAACTAAGCCAACGGAAATAATCCCCTGCGCCACTGCTGGATAACCAATCGTCTTCATTAATG
It encodes the following:
- a CDS encoding solute carrier family 23 protein translates to MATKQNNAIYDLHDKPPFFTWLGLSLQHLFSMFGATVLVPLLVGLNPGVALFTSGVGTLLHLLITRGKVPAYMGSSFAFIIPMASLMKTIGYPAVAQGIISVGLVYLIVAFVITFTGTAWIDAIFPAEVVGPIIMVIGLSLASSAASSATTVNGKYDWKIFVVALITLLATIAFNMFLRGFLGLLPILLGIIFGYIVALLFGLVDLSPISAAHWFQLPDYETFIGKDGFKFYPAAILSMAPLALVTLSEHLGHLMVLSKITGHDFFANPGLKRTLTGDGAASVVAGLVGGPAVTSYGENIGVMQLSRVYSVWVIGGAAFFAVIFSFIGKLSALISTIPGAVTGGVGFMLYGVIAAAGLQVIVDNKVDYSQKRNLMIAAPILVVGIGDFHLQLGAQVNFSGVAIATLLGIVLNLVLPKIAASEK